A window of Thermosynechococcus sp. NK55a contains these coding sequences:
- the tsaE gene encoding tRNA (adenosine(37)-N6)-threonylcarbamoyltransferase complex ATPase subunit type 1 TsaE encodes MTNLSLSLAELQALGRQWGTWLPPGTVLLLAGELGAGKTTFVQALGEGLNIEDVIQSPTFTLIQEYSEGRVPLYHFDLYRLTPAEVAALAPERYWLGEEIEPGIVAIEWPDRLPTLPPAYLRLQLQRQQDCTHLTLEAVGAATWLLPRCLNL; translated from the coding sequence ATGACGAACCTCAGCCTGAGTTTGGCAGAACTGCAAGCCTTAGGGCGCCAGTGGGGGACATGGCTGCCGCCGGGGACAGTGCTCCTGTTGGCGGGAGAGCTAGGGGCAGGAAAAACCACGTTTGTGCAAGCCTTGGGGGAGGGATTGAACATTGAAGATGTCATTCAAAGCCCCACCTTCACCCTAATTCAGGAATATTCCGAAGGGCGTGTACCCCTCTATCACTTTGATCTCTATCGCCTGACGCCTGCTGAAGTGGCGGCCTTGGCGCCAGAACGCTATTGGCTCGGCGAAGAAATTGAGCCCGGGATTGTGGCCATTGAGTGGCCCGATCGCTTGCCAACCTTGCCCCCAGCTTATCTTAGGCTCCAGCTTCAACGGCAGCAGGATTGCACCCATCTAACTCTAGAGGCTGTAGGGGCAGCGACATGGCTGTTGCCCAGGTGCTTAAATCTTTGA
- the bchM gene encoding magnesium protoporphyrin IX methyltransferase, with the protein MTQSTADEKAIVQNYFNTTGFDRWRRIYGTDQVSKVQADIRMGHQQTIDTVLAWLNADGSLKGQLICDAGCGVGSLSIPLAKLGARVYASDISEKMVAEARDRAAVQLNGHHELILSVSDLEALRGKYHTVICLDVLIHYPDNQMAGMLAHLSSLAMERLILSFAPKTPKYMLLKKIGEFFPGASKATRAYLHSEEFIVEILRNLGWRIERNAMTKTRFYFSRLLEAVPA; encoded by the coding sequence ATGACGCAATCTACGGCTGACGAAAAGGCAATCGTTCAAAACTACTTCAACACAACTGGGTTCGATCGCTGGCGACGCATCTATGGCACAGACCAGGTCAGCAAGGTGCAGGCGGATATCCGCATGGGACACCAACAAACGATTGATACCGTCCTGGCATGGCTCAACGCTGATGGCTCCCTCAAAGGTCAACTCATTTGTGATGCTGGCTGCGGTGTCGGCAGTTTAAGTATTCCCCTTGCCAAGCTAGGGGCACGGGTCTATGCCAGCGACATTTCCGAAAAAATGGTGGCCGAAGCCCGCGATCGCGCCGCTGTTCAGTTGAATGGCCACCATGAACTCATCCTCAGTGTCAGTGATCTTGAAGCCCTGCGGGGAAAATACCATACCGTCATCTGCCTCGACGTCCTCATCCACTATCCCGACAACCAAATGGCAGGGATGCTAGCCCACTTGAGTTCTTTGGCCATGGAGCGGCTGATCCTCAGCTTTGCCCCCAAAACACCAAAATATATGCTGCTGAAGAAGATTGGTGAATTCTTCCCCGGCGCCAGCAAGGCCACCCGTGCCTATCTCCACAGTGAGGAATTTATTGTGGAGATTTTGCGGAACTTGGGTTGGCGGATTGAGCGCAATGCCATGACCAAAACTCGCTTTTACTTTTCGCGACTCCTAGAAGCAGTGCCAGCCTAA
- a CDS encoding ABC transporter permease, with the protein MSHLLGASVESLGNRLEITAYVSPELPAAKVASLKEQLAALPAVADLNWIDRDRAWAELQADLGLKSEQGGLDLFDTNPLSDEIKIRAQSLEQVAPLANQIAQKEGIESVQYLERALTGLQSMQRVVRGVTFILVLLLSLTVVALVSAILRLIILVRQPEIEIMTLVGATQTWIYTPLFIQAASLGGGGGALAWMAGWGSSQQLQQWLAQQTSFRALASKVSLEWSAGLGVFLIIIGVILGLVSTRLALQTTAPMPQ; encoded by the coding sequence GTGTCCCACCTCCTCGGCGCCAGTGTCGAGTCCCTTGGCAATCGCTTAGAAATTACTGCCTATGTGTCGCCTGAACTTCCCGCAGCCAAAGTAGCCAGCCTCAAGGAACAGTTGGCGGCATTACCGGCGGTAGCCGATTTGAATTGGATTGATCGCGATCGCGCTTGGGCAGAATTGCAAGCTGATTTAGGCCTTAAAAGTGAACAGGGCGGTTTAGACCTCTTTGACACCAATCCCCTCAGCGATGAAATCAAGATCCGCGCCCAGAGCCTCGAACAGGTGGCTCCCTTGGCTAACCAAATTGCCCAAAAGGAAGGCATTGAGTCTGTGCAGTACCTTGAGCGCGCTCTAACGGGCCTGCAAAGTATGCAGCGGGTGGTGCGGGGCGTCACGTTCATTTTGGTGCTGCTACTGAGTTTAACGGTAGTTGCTCTGGTGAGCGCGATTTTGCGGCTGATTATTCTTGTGCGCCAACCCGAAATTGAGATCATGACCCTCGTGGGTGCCACCCAAACTTGGATTTATACGCCCCTATTTATTCAAGCGGCTAGTCTAGGTGGCGGTGGCGGTGCCTTGGCGTGGATGGCTGGTTGGGGAAGTAGTCAACAGCTTCAGCAGTGGCTAGCCCAACAGACCAGCTTTCGCGCCCTTGCCAGCAAAGTTTCCCTTGAATGGTCAGCGGGCTTAGGTGTGTTCCTGATCATCATTGGCGTCATTTTGGGGCTGGTGAGTACCCGATTGGCACTGCAAACCACAGCCCCTATGCCACAATAA
- the ftsE gene encoding cell division ATP-binding protein FtsE, whose translation MTAVTPVVSPYEPTSRGAIIAELYQVTKSFGGALPCLHRVSWQLRRGDFYFLTGASGSGKSTLLKLLCGQLRPDHGIVRLFGEEVNPQQDRRMAQLRRRLGVIFQDFKLLGDRSVAENVAFALLVRGIPKAEIQQRVQTALKLVGLSHKANANPQSLSGGEQQRVSIARAIVGGPELLLADEPTGNLDPQTSQQILALLHRLHQHGLTVLFTTHDLALTRLVPHRILHLHHGKLEFLTHP comes from the coding sequence ATGACAGCAGTGACCCCCGTGGTATCCCCCTACGAACCAACCTCTAGGGGGGCCATCATTGCAGAACTGTACCAAGTCACGAAGTCCTTTGGTGGTGCGTTGCCCTGCTTACATCGCGTCAGTTGGCAGCTGCGACGGGGAGACTTTTATTTTCTGACGGGTGCCTCGGGGTCGGGTAAATCCACCCTCTTAAAACTCCTCTGCGGTCAACTGCGACCCGATCACGGCATCGTTCGCCTCTTTGGCGAGGAGGTCAATCCCCAGCAGGATCGGCGAATGGCACAGTTGCGGCGGCGCTTGGGGGTCATTTTTCAGGACTTTAAGCTCTTGGGCGATCGCTCAGTTGCAGAAAATGTGGCTTTTGCCCTGCTGGTGCGCGGTATTCCCAAAGCAGAAATTCAACAGCGGGTGCAAACGGCGCTCAAACTGGTGGGACTGAGCCACAAAGCCAATGCCAATCCCCAATCTTTATCGGGGGGAGAGCAGCAGCGGGTGAGCATTGCCCGTGCCATTGTCGGTGGTCCTGAGCTATTACTAGCGGATGAACCTACCGGTAATCTGGATCCCCAGACCAGCCAGCAAATTCTTGCTCTGCTCCATCGTCTGCATCAACATGGGTTAACAGTCCTCTTTACTACCCATGATTTAGCCTTGACCCGCCTAGTTCCCCATCGGATTCTCCATTTGCACCATGGCAAACTTGAGTTCCTTACCCACCCTTGA
- a CDS encoding WecB/TagA/CpsF family glycosyltransferase, with amino-acid sequence MLNFPMGYPLVMPTIPAKVSVLGFPLHLVDNAPEWLLMQQRDGHGQHVITLNSEMVILAERTPEFADVLHRADLVIPDGSGVILYLRLHGLSVRRLPGIEFAEALLRLANDSPQPKRVFFYGAAPGVAEKVAERWHRELPNLKIVGVQSGYHDADMEAALIEKLKETQPHIILVALGVPRQEYWIDRHRHICPQAIWVGVGGSFDVWAGVKRRAPKLMQKLHLEWLYRLYQEPWRWRRMLALPQFAWKALLSRLHGRQRFSSR; translated from the coding sequence GTGCTCAACTTTCCTATGGGTTACCCCCTTGTAATGCCGACCATTCCGGCAAAAGTCTCAGTTTTGGGATTTCCCCTCCATTTGGTGGACAATGCCCCTGAGTGGTTGCTGATGCAACAGCGAGATGGTCATGGCCAACACGTGATCACGCTCAATTCAGAGATGGTGATACTGGCGGAGCGCACACCAGAGTTTGCTGACGTTTTACACCGTGCTGATTTGGTGATTCCCGATGGGTCGGGGGTCATTCTCTACCTGAGGTTACATGGCCTCTCTGTGCGCCGTCTACCGGGGATTGAATTTGCCGAAGCCCTACTGCGATTGGCCAATGACTCTCCGCAGCCGAAACGGGTCTTCTTTTATGGGGCAGCACCGGGGGTAGCAGAAAAAGTGGCTGAGCGCTGGCATCGAGAGCTGCCGAACTTAAAGATTGTTGGCGTGCAGTCGGGCTACCACGATGCGGATATGGAAGCTGCCCTCATTGAAAAGCTGAAAGAAACCCAACCCCATATTATCCTTGTTGCTTTGGGTGTACCGCGTCAGGAATATTGGATCGATCGCCACCGCCATATTTGTCCCCAAGCGATTTGGGTCGGTGTTGGCGGTAGTTTTGATGTCTGGGCAGGGGTTAAAAGGCGGGCACCCAAACTGATGCAAAAACTCCATTTGGAGTGGCTCTACCGTCTTTACCAAGAACCCTGGCGTTGGCGGCGCATGCTGGCGCTACCCCAATTTGCATGGAAAGCACTCCTGAGTCGTTTGCATGGGCGACAGCGTTTCTCATCCCGATGA
- the psbD gene encoding photosystem II D2 protein (photosystem q(a) protein), whose product MTIAIGRAPAERGWFDILDDWLKRDRFVFVGWSGILLFPCAYLALGGWLTGTTFVTSWYTHGLASSYLEGCNFLTVAVSTPANSMGHSLLLLWGPEAQGDFTRWCQLGGLWTFIALHGAFGLIGFMLRQFEIARLVGIRPYNAIAFSAPIAVFVSVFLIYPLGQSSWFFAPSFGVAAIFRFLLFFQGFHNWTLNPFHMMGVAGVLGGALLCAIHGATVENTLFQDGESASTFRAFSPTQAEETYSMVTANRFWSQIFGIAFSNKRWLHFFMLFVPVTGLWMSAIGVVGLALNLRSYDFISQEIRAAEDPEFETFYTKNLLLNEGIRAWMAPQDQPHENFVFPEEVLPRGNAL is encoded by the coding sequence ATGACGATCGCGATTGGACGAGCGCCAGCAGAACGGGGATGGTTTGACATCCTCGACGACTGGCTCAAACGGGACAGATTTGTCTTTGTCGGCTGGTCAGGCATCCTGCTTTTCCCCTGCGCCTACCTGGCGTTGGGGGGCTGGCTGACCGGTACCACCTTTGTTACCTCCTGGTACACCCATGGCCTGGCCTCCAGCTACCTGGAAGGGTGCAACTTCCTGACCGTTGCCGTTTCCACCCCCGCCAACAGCATGGGGCACTCCCTGCTCCTGCTGTGGGGCCCTGAAGCCCAAGGGGACTTCACCCGCTGGTGCCAACTGGGCGGTCTGTGGACCTTTATTGCCCTGCACGGCGCCTTTGGTCTGATTGGGTTCATGCTGCGGCAGTTTGAAATTGCCCGCCTGGTGGGCATCCGTCCCTACAACGCCATTGCCTTCAGTGCCCCCATTGCCGTCTTTGTCAGCGTCTTCTTGATCTATCCTTTGGGGCAATCCAGCTGGTTCTTTGCCCCCAGCTTTGGGGTTGCCGCCATCTTCCGTTTCCTGCTATTTTTCCAAGGATTCCACAACTGGACCTTGAACCCCTTCCACATGATGGGGGTAGCCGGTGTGCTGGGGGGTGCCCTGTTGTGTGCCATCCACGGCGCCACAGTGGAAAATACCCTCTTCCAAGATGGGGAGAGTGCCAGCACCTTCCGAGCCTTTAGCCCGACACAGGCGGAAGAGACCTACTCGATGGTGACGGCAAACCGGTTCTGGAGCCAAATTTTTGGCATTGCCTTCTCGAACAAGCGCTGGTTGCACTTTTTCATGTTGTTTGTGCCGGTGACGGGGCTGTGGATGAGTGCGATTGGCGTGGTGGGTCTAGCGTTGAACCTGCGGTCCTATGACTTCATTTCGCAGGAGATTCGGGCCGCGGAAGACCCTGAGTTTGAGACGTTCTACACGAAGAACCTGCTGTTGAACGAGGGCATCCGTGCTTGGATGGCGCCCCAAGACCAACCCCATGAAAACTTTGTCTTCCCAGAAGAGGTACTCCCCCGTGGTAACGCTTTGTAG
- the rfbC gene encoding dTDP-4-dehydrorhamnose 3,5-epimerase, translating to MVKVQPLAIADVLLLELPVFRDQRGFFLESFNQRAFMAATGLAVNFVQDNHSASRQGVLRGLHYQHQHPQGKLVRVIEGEIFDVAVDLRRSSPTWGQWVGTWLRAENFQQLWIPPGFAHGFWVKSPKAQVLYKTTDYYNAGDEYTLLWNDPTIGITWPIDGEPLLSAKDQQGKSINELPLFP from the coding sequence ATGGTCAAGGTACAACCGCTGGCGATCGCTGACGTTCTGCTTTTGGAACTCCCTGTCTTTCGGGATCAACGCGGCTTTTTCCTGGAAAGTTTTAATCAACGAGCCTTTATGGCGGCCACAGGCTTGGCGGTAAACTTTGTTCAAGACAATCATTCCGCCTCTCGGCAGGGCGTTTTGCGAGGACTCCACTACCAGCACCAACACCCCCAGGGCAAACTCGTTCGGGTCATCGAGGGGGAAATTTTTGACGTGGCCGTTGATTTGCGGCGCTCTTCACCCACCTGGGGGCAATGGGTGGGAACATGGCTGAGGGCCGAAAACTTCCAGCAATTGTGGATTCCCCCTGGCTTTGCCCATGGCTTCTGGGTAAAATCCCCAAAGGCACAAGTCCTCTACAAAACCACCGACTACTACAATGCCGGGGATGAATATACGCTGCTGTGGAATGACCCCACCATTGGCATTACCTGGCCAATTGACGGTGAACCCCTCCTTTCTGCCAAAGATCAACAGGGGAAGTCTATTAACGAACTTCCCCTATTCCCTTGA
- the rfbA gene encoding glucose-1-phosphate thymidylyltransferase RfbA, protein MKGIILAGGSGTRLYPLTRVVSKQLMPIYDKPMIYYPLSILMLAGIREILIISTPEHLSLFEKLLGSGQQWGLSFSYCVQPQPNGLAEAFILGREFLQGEPVCLTLGDNLLYGHDLSEKLRRAAQLTKGALIFGYRVANPQQYGVIEFDASGRVLGIEEKPAVPKSNYAVPGIYFYDQQVCDLAAQLQPSARGELEITDLNRLYLEKEQLQVELLGRGYAWLDTGTYDLLQQASSFIRTLEERQGVKVACLEEIALHQGYITPAQLYELAQSLRKSSYGQYLLQVWAEVTGGIHGQGTTAGDR, encoded by the coding sequence ATGAAAGGAATTATTCTCGCTGGCGGCTCAGGTACGCGTCTGTATCCCCTAACCCGGGTGGTCAGTAAACAACTGATGCCCATCTACGATAAGCCGATGATTTATTATCCCCTCTCCATCTTGATGCTGGCGGGAATTCGGGAGATTCTCATTATTTCCACCCCAGAGCACCTCTCTCTTTTTGAGAAACTGCTTGGCAGCGGTCAGCAATGGGGGCTATCGTTCAGCTATTGTGTGCAGCCGCAGCCCAATGGCTTAGCGGAAGCGTTTATTTTGGGGCGCGAATTTTTGCAGGGGGAACCTGTGTGCCTGACCCTTGGGGATAATCTTCTCTACGGCCATGATCTTTCAGAGAAGTTGCGCCGAGCGGCTCAACTCACCAAAGGCGCCCTGATCTTTGGCTACCGGGTGGCCAACCCGCAACAGTACGGGGTGATTGAATTTGATGCCAGCGGTCGCGTTCTCGGTATCGAGGAAAAGCCAGCAGTGCCCAAGTCCAACTATGCCGTGCCGGGGATATATTTTTATGACCAGCAGGTGTGCGATTTGGCAGCTCAGCTGCAACCTTCAGCGCGGGGAGAACTGGAAATTACTGACCTCAACCGCCTTTACCTAGAAAAGGAACAACTGCAGGTGGAATTACTCGGACGCGGCTATGCGTGGCTCGATACCGGTACCTATGATCTGCTGCAACAGGCCAGTAGCTTTATTCGCACCCTAGAGGAACGACAGGGGGTGAAAGTTGCTTGCTTAGAAGAAATTGCCCTACATCAGGGCTACATTACACCGGCGCAACTTTATGAACTGGCACAATCCCTGCGCAAAAGTAGCTACGGCCAATATCTCTTGCAAGTTTGGGCAGAAGTGACAGGAGGAATCCATGGTCAAGGTACAACCGCTGGCGATCGCTGA
- the rfbB gene encoding dTDP-glucose 4,6-dehydratase, translated as MIKILVTGGGGFIGANFVRLALTEGWGAVLNLDKVTYACHPGTLAMLEQLPNYQFVRGDVGDRPLVRDLLQTFQPAAVIHFAAESHVDRSINSPRDFIQTNIVGTANLLEEVKTYWQQLPSGAQEAFRFIHISTDEVYGTLGPEDPPFREDTPYAPNSPYAASKAASDHLVRAYHHTYGLPTLTTNCSNNYGPYQFPEKLIPLVICQALGGHPLPLYGDGQNVRDWLYVEDHCRAVYTVWQKGQVGQTYNIGGNCEKPNLEVVQTLCDLLQTLVPRSGLNYRSLITFVSDRPGHDRRYAIDATKIQRELGWQPQETFRSGLEKTVQWYLAHQDWVEAARTADYRAWLVTHYGSVLAHCP; from the coding sequence ATGATCAAGATTTTGGTAACAGGTGGCGGCGGGTTTATTGGCGCCAACTTTGTGCGGCTTGCCCTCACGGAGGGCTGGGGGGCGGTGCTCAACCTTGATAAAGTGACCTATGCCTGTCACCCCGGTACCCTAGCCATGCTGGAGCAACTGCCCAATTATCAATTTGTGAGGGGAGATGTGGGCGATCGCCCCCTTGTCCGGGACCTGTTGCAAACCTTCCAGCCCGCCGCTGTCATTCACTTTGCGGCTGAGAGCCATGTCGATCGCTCCATCAATAGTCCGCGCGACTTTATCCAAACCAATATTGTGGGCACAGCTAATCTCCTAGAAGAAGTTAAAACCTACTGGCAACAGCTCCCCTCCGGGGCCCAGGAGGCCTTTCGCTTCATTCACATTTCCACCGATGAAGTCTATGGCACTCTTGGCCCCGAAGATCCGCCTTTCCGAGAAGACACCCCCTATGCCCCCAACAGCCCCTATGCTGCTTCAAAGGCCGCCTCTGATCATCTGGTGCGTGCCTACCACCACACCTACGGGCTACCCACCCTCACCACTAACTGCTCCAACAACTACGGTCCCTACCAATTTCCAGAAAAACTAATCCCCCTAGTGATCTGCCAAGCCTTAGGGGGGCACCCCCTGCCCCTTTACGGCGACGGACAAAATGTGCGCGATTGGCTCTACGTTGAGGATCACTGCCGTGCGGTCTATACCGTTTGGCAAAAGGGACAGGTGGGCCAAACCTACAACATTGGCGGCAATTGTGAAAAGCCTAACCTTGAGGTTGTGCAAACCCTCTGTGATCTGCTGCAAACCCTGGTACCCCGGTCTGGCTTAAATTACCGCAGTTTGATTACCTTTGTGAGCGATCGCCCCGGTCACGATCGCCGCTACGCTATTGATGCCACTAAAATTCAGCGGGAACTGGGGTGGCAGCCCCAAGAAACCTTTAGGAGTGGCCTAGAAAAAACCGTACAGTGGTATCTTGCCCACCAAGATTGGGTGGAAGCCGCCCGCACTGCTGATTACCGGGCTTGGCTGGTCACTCACTACGGCAGCGTTCTCGCTCATTGCCCATGA
- a CDS encoding nucleoside deaminase — translation MDKFMAAAIAEAEQGLKEGGIPIGSVLVRNGQIIGRGHNQRVQRGSPILHAEIDCLANAGRISCYDDTVLYSTLMPCYLCAGAVVQFGIKKVIAGESQTFAGAREFMEAHGVEVIDLNLERCQQLMRDFIAQYPQLWFEDIGKLTAKEA, via the coding sequence ATGGACAAATTTATGGCGGCAGCGATCGCTGAGGCAGAGCAAGGACTCAAAGAAGGTGGCATTCCCATTGGTTCCGTCTTGGTGCGCAATGGCCAAATCATTGGTCGTGGTCACAACCAGCGGGTACAGCGGGGCAGCCCAATTCTACATGCGGAGATTGATTGTCTGGCCAATGCCGGTCGCATCAGTTGCTATGACGATACGGTGCTCTACTCAACCCTGATGCCCTGCTATCTCTGTGCTGGTGCTGTGGTGCAGTTTGGCATCAAAAAGGTGATTGCTGGTGAATCCCAGACCTTTGCGGGAGCACGGGAGTTTATGGAAGCCCACGGCGTTGAGGTGATTGACCTGAACTTGGAGCGATGCCAGCAGCTAATGCGTGACTTTATTGCCCAGTATCCCCAGCTCTGGTTTGAGGACATTGGCAAACTCACTGCCAAAGAAGCCTAG
- the alr gene encoding alanine racemase → MLSQEQLTSSHECERAWIEIDLAALAANTRSLRQWLAPTTELLAVVKADAYGHGALTVAQTVLAHGATWLGVATIPEGIALRQAGITAPILVLGSVNLPVQVQMMAEWQLQPTLSTPKQALIFSDYADRLREPLDVHLMIDTGMSRLGCPWQDAVGFVQFVQRLPHLRIQGIYSHFASADDPDASLMRQQQAYFEQVWEQISALGLGAVRRHMANSAATLANRSSHYDMVRIGLSLYGVYPASHLRDVVPLRPVMQVRSRITLLKEIPAGTGVSYGHQFIAPQPMKIAVVGIGYADGVPRLLSNKLEVLVQGKRVRQVGAITMDQLMIDVSDIDGLQEGDVVTLLGEDGGDCLTVETWAEALGTITWEILCGFKNRLPRIPVS, encoded by the coding sequence ATGCTCAGTCAGGAACAGCTCACCAGTTCCCATGAGTGTGAGCGCGCATGGATTGAAATTGATTTGGCAGCCTTGGCGGCTAATACGCGCAGCTTGCGCCAGTGGCTAGCACCTACAACGGAACTTTTAGCCGTGGTGAAGGCAGATGCCTATGGTCATGGCGCACTCACTGTAGCACAGACGGTTTTAGCCCACGGTGCGACTTGGCTAGGGGTGGCAACGATTCCGGAAGGGATTGCTCTACGGCAGGCAGGGATTACAGCGCCTATTTTGGTCTTGGGATCCGTCAATTTGCCCGTCCAGGTGCAGATGATGGCCGAGTGGCAGCTGCAGCCTACCCTCTCTACACCTAAGCAAGCCCTGATTTTCTCCGACTACGCCGATCGCCTGCGCGAACCCCTTGATGTCCATTTGATGATTGATACGGGTATGTCTCGCTTGGGCTGTCCCTGGCAGGATGCGGTGGGTTTTGTGCAGTTTGTGCAGCGGCTACCTCACCTGCGCATTCAGGGGATTTACTCCCACTTTGCCAGTGCCGATGATCCAGATGCCAGTTTGATGCGGCAGCAGCAGGCCTACTTTGAACAGGTATGGGAACAAATTTCTGCCCTGGGTTTAGGTGCTGTGCGCCGTCACATGGCCAATTCGGCAGCAACATTGGCCAACCGCAGTAGCCACTACGACATGGTGCGCATTGGTTTGAGCCTTTACGGCGTGTATCCTGCGTCCCATTTACGGGATGTAGTGCCCCTGCGACCCGTCATGCAGGTGCGATCGCGCATTACCCTCTTGAAAGAGATTCCCGCTGGTACAGGCGTTAGCTACGGTCATCAATTCATTGCCCCTCAGCCGATGAAAATTGCCGTTGTTGGCATTGGCTATGCCGATGGGGTGCCGCGTCTTCTTTCCAACAAGCTCGAAGTCCTCGTCCAGGGAAAACGGGTGCGCCAAGTGGGGGCAATTACGATGGATCAACTGATGATTGATGTGAGTGACATTGATGGGCTCCAGGAGGGGGATGTGGTAACCCTCCTTGGGGAAGATGGCGGCGACTGCCTGACGGTGGAAACTTGGGCGGAAGCCCTCGGCACAATTACTTGGGAAATTCTCTGTGGCTTCAAGAACCGCTTGCCGCGTATTCCTGTCTCCTAA
- the murI gene encoding glutamate racemase, with translation MFDSGVGGLTVLQALQSLLPQESFLYFGDTARLPYGTRRRSEILQYVREILTWMHSQGVKMAVMACNTSSALALTQVRSEFSFPILGLIVPAAKMAVTLGKRIGVIATPATVKSGAYARALQELSPTVAIAQVACPEFVPLVESNCLEGDRVHRIVRQTLSPLVEFDPDTLIYGCTHYPHLRHVIEQYLPTTVHHLDPAHAVARAAVGKLEAMNLATPCPQGQVQFYVSGIPEQFAQLASQWLGYYPRVEHLPLSVLSQCHPPLEITVPPPAASAVVAS, from the coding sequence GTGTTTGACAGTGGGGTGGGGGGCTTAACGGTTTTACAGGCACTCCAAAGCCTTTTACCCCAAGAATCCTTTCTCTACTTTGGGGATACGGCACGGTTGCCCTATGGGACTCGCCGCCGCAGTGAAATCCTCCAATATGTGCGGGAGATTCTAACGTGGATGCATTCCCAGGGGGTCAAGATGGCAGTGATGGCCTGCAATACCAGTTCAGCCCTTGCCTTGACACAAGTGCGCAGTGAGTTTTCCTTTCCGATCCTGGGTTTGATTGTCCCCGCTGCCAAAATGGCGGTCACGCTGGGAAAGCGTATTGGTGTTATTGCCACTCCCGCAACCGTTAAAAGTGGTGCCTATGCACGGGCACTTCAGGAACTCTCCCCCACCGTGGCGATCGCCCAAGTGGCTTGTCCTGAGTTTGTCCCCCTGGTGGAAAGCAATTGCCTAGAGGGCGATCGCGTCCATCGCATTGTTCGTCAAACCCTAAGCCCTCTAGTGGAATTTGACCCCGATACCCTCATTTATGGTTGCACCCATTACCCCCACCTACGTCATGTGATTGAGCAGTATTTGCCCACAACGGTTCATCACCTTGATCCTGCCCATGCAGTTGCCCGTGCCGCCGTGGGCAAACTAGAGGCCATGAATTTGGCGACTCCCTGCCCCCAAGGCCAAGTGCAATTTTATGTCAGTGGGATACCCGAACAATTTGCCCAGTTAGCGAGTCAGTGGCTGGGATACTACCCAAGGGTAGAACATTTGCCCTTAAGTGTCTTAAGCCAATGCCACCCGCCCTTAGAGATAACCGTACCGCCACCGGCGGCCTCCGCGGTTGTTGCCAGCTAG
- a CDS encoding Bax inhibitor-1 family protein, which translates to MSSTSNFQEAIREARSSTVVGPNVIRNALPFLGGGLILTAIGSWGGLGVLSAAPQLFMATFIGAIIAELVLFFVAQGAARKGNNGLALPLLATYSLLSGYTLSGLIAVALSTVGIMGIIIAAAGCGITFMAASPIGSNLSERDGFALAKTVQLGLIALLVVLLLQFVFSFFGVFTPTFLEIAISGIGVVLFVGAAVVDFFVLPRTYRDDQYLSAALSMYLTYINLFIFILRLLIALNRSR; encoded by the coding sequence GTGAGTAGTACTAGTAATTTTCAAGAGGCGATTCGCGAAGCGCGCAGTAGCACGGTTGTCGGTCCTAATGTTATTCGCAATGCCCTACCCTTTTTGGGTGGGGGTCTCATCCTCACCGCCATCGGCAGCTGGGGCGGTCTTGGGGTTCTCAGTGCCGCCCCCCAACTGTTCATGGCCACATTCATTGGGGCAATTATTGCTGAGCTGGTGCTCTTTTTTGTGGCGCAGGGAGCGGCTCGCAAAGGGAATAATGGGCTGGCACTGCCCCTGTTGGCCACCTACAGCCTCCTGTCGGGCTATACCCTTTCTGGTTTGATTGCGGTTGCCCTCAGTACAGTGGGCATTATGGGCATTATCATTGCCGCTGCGGGCTGTGGCATCACGTTTATGGCCGCTAGCCCTATTGGCTCGAATCTGTCGGAGCGCGATGGCTTTGCCCTTGCCAAAACGGTACAACTAGGGCTCATTGCCCTGCTGGTGGTGCTGCTTCTCCAGTTCGTCTTCAGCTTCTTTGGTGTCTTTACGCCTACGTTTCTGGAAATTGCGATTTCCGGCATCGGCGTGGTGCTCTTTGTGGGGGCTGCGGTGGTGGACTTCTTTGTGCTGCCCCGCACCTACCGCGACGATCAGTATCTCTCTGCTGCCCTTTCGATGTACTTGACCTACATCAACCTGTTTATCTTTATCCTGCGGTTACTGATTGCCCTCAATCGCAGTCGCTAG